A window of the Sphaerobacter thermophilus DSM 20745 genome harbors these coding sequences:
- a CDS encoding potassium channel family protein: MRILIVGCGRVGWRLASDFTAQGHDVVVVDIKPHAFRQLPEEFPGRVIVGTGIDEDVLRSAGIEHADVFVAVTNDDNTNIMAAQIAQKIYHVPRVVLRVYDPVRAEIFRDLGLTVVCPTTTVAGLIEEQVLAGAASPQG, from the coding sequence ATGAGAATCCTCATCGTCGGCTGTGGGCGCGTCGGCTGGCGCCTGGCGTCCGACTTCACGGCTCAGGGACACGACGTCGTGGTGGTCGACATCAAGCCGCATGCGTTTCGGCAGCTACCCGAGGAGTTCCCCGGGCGCGTGATCGTCGGCACCGGCATCGATGAGGACGTTTTGCGCTCGGCCGGAATCGAGCACGCGGACGTGTTCGTCGCCGTCACCAACGACGACAACACCAACATCATGGCCGCCCAGATCGCCCAGAAGATCTACCATGTCCCCCGCGTGGTGCTGCGGGTCTATGACCCCGTGCGGGCGGAGATCTTCCGCGACCTCGGGCTCACAGTGGTCTGCCCGACGACGACCGTCGCCGGTCTGATCGAGGAGCAGGTCCTGGCGGGCGCGGCGTCGCCACAGGGCTAG
- a CDS encoding molybdopterin-dependent oxidoreductase, which yields MVVKSEAKLVTLKINDQEVTVPEGTTILQACQTAGIEVPNLCYQPLLRPWGSCRICTVEVLGRRGGLVESCAAQVREGMEVRTHSPEVLKSRQFILQMYLIDHALDCPTCDKSGECYLQDNTYLHNVHLNPYRRPKLAKPYTHLSDVIDYKWDRCIMCARCTRVCDEVIGVTAIGVLNRGLEAEIGPAYGTDLREGTCTSCGMCIAVCPVGALTDRRFGMHPWELDATETICGFCDVGCTLNVEHSRGIVRRVTHLWDRGVNHGYTCERGKWGYAQVQHPDRLETAYIRQGDEFVAADLDDALDRVADAFRRYQGDQFAALASPENTNEENYLLQQFTRAVMGTNNIDRLRHRGQSGVSQALRDSFGRPASTNSMQEAFTDTQCMLVVGPNIGETAPVGSYWLYWSRNYREAKTVVVSHDHFPLCDRAEVWIKPPRGAEARVIDAMARIILDAGLARPAESASAGFEAWRASLAQVDPEQVAAEVGIDVATLRRAAILYATGGVGEVDGRDLADYPASAIYQTLGTDRGADAHPAAVALNNLALLTGNVGRAGGGVIAFRGSANFQGATDMGCEAGYFPGYQPVDDPEIRRKFEAAWLPRWNDAAVPQNGFKPLRELPATPGLDLDGMIAAIEAGQIKAMYIAASSHEYSPGIDERLLAVLPKLEFLVVEDSFPSDLAKLAHVVLPGAMFLEKDGSYTNADRTIQRLRYTVAPPGDAQPSWWFLQEIAERLGYNLTYRHPSFVLEEIAQLTPIYRGVSLPRLERGPLQWPVQPFGAEQSVFLELGDGLAPEAVRFVAD from the coding sequence GTGGTCGTGAAGTCTGAAGCGAAACTAGTCACCCTGAAGATCAACGATCAGGAAGTCACCGTCCCGGAGGGCACCACGATCCTCCAGGCGTGTCAGACGGCGGGCATTGAGGTGCCCAACCTCTGTTACCAGCCGCTCCTGCGACCCTGGGGTTCCTGCCGTATCTGTACGGTGGAGGTCCTGGGCAGGCGTGGGGGACTCGTCGAGTCGTGCGCGGCACAGGTCCGTGAGGGCATGGAGGTCCGCACCCACTCGCCCGAGGTCCTGAAGTCCCGCCAGTTCATCCTCCAGATGTATTTGATCGACCACGCACTCGACTGCCCCACCTGCGACAAGTCGGGTGAGTGCTACCTCCAGGACAACACTTATCTGCACAACGTCCACCTGAACCCGTATCGCCGCCCGAAGCTGGCCAAGCCGTACACGCACCTGAGCGACGTCATCGACTACAAGTGGGACCGCTGCATCATGTGCGCGCGGTGTACCCGCGTCTGCGACGAGGTCATCGGCGTGACGGCGATCGGCGTCCTCAACCGGGGGCTGGAGGCCGAGATCGGGCCTGCCTACGGCACCGACCTGCGCGAGGGCACCTGCACCTCCTGCGGCATGTGCATCGCCGTCTGCCCGGTCGGCGCGTTGACCGACCGCCGCTTCGGAATGCACCCGTGGGAGCTGGATGCGACGGAGACGATCTGCGGGTTCTGCGACGTCGGCTGTACCCTGAACGTCGAGCACAGCCGGGGGATCGTCCGGCGGGTGACCCACCTGTGGGACCGCGGCGTGAACCACGGCTACACCTGCGAGCGGGGTAAGTGGGGCTACGCACAGGTCCAGCACCCGGACCGGCTCGAGACCGCCTACATCCGCCAGGGCGATGAATTCGTTGCCGCCGACCTGGACGACGCCCTCGACCGGGTAGCGGATGCCTTCCGCCGCTATCAGGGCGACCAGTTCGCCGCGCTCGCGTCGCCTGAGAACACCAACGAAGAGAACTACCTGCTGCAGCAGTTCACTCGTGCCGTGATGGGCACCAACAACATCGACCGCCTGCGCCACCGGGGACAGAGCGGGGTCAGCCAGGCGCTGCGCGACTCCTTCGGTCGCCCGGCGAGCACCAACTCGATGCAGGAGGCATTCACCGACACCCAGTGCATGCTGGTCGTCGGCCCCAACATCGGAGAGACCGCTCCGGTCGGGAGCTACTGGCTCTACTGGTCGCGGAACTACCGTGAGGCGAAGACCGTCGTCGTCAGCCACGACCACTTCCCGCTCTGCGACCGCGCCGAGGTCTGGATCAAGCCGCCACGGGGTGCCGAGGCCAGGGTAATCGACGCCATGGCGCGCATCATCCTCGACGCCGGGTTGGCACGCCCGGCCGAGAGTGCCAGCGCCGGGTTCGAGGCCTGGCGCGCGAGCCTGGCCCAGGTGGATCCGGAGCAGGTCGCCGCGGAGGTCGGCATCGACGTCGCCACGCTCCGCCGCGCGGCGATTCTCTACGCCACGGGCGGGGTCGGCGAGGTGGACGGCCGCGATCTGGCGGACTATCCGGCCAGCGCGATTTACCAGACGCTCGGCACCGACCGCGGCGCGGACGCCCACCCGGCTGCCGTGGCACTCAACAACCTGGCCCTGTTGACCGGCAACGTCGGCCGCGCCGGTGGCGGCGTGATCGCCTTCCGAGGGTCGGCCAACTTCCAGGGCGCGACCGACATGGGATGCGAGGCGGGCTACTTCCCCGGCTACCAGCCGGTCGACGACCCGGAGATCCGCCGGAAGTTCGAGGCGGCCTGGCTCCCGCGATGGAACGACGCGGCCGTGCCGCAGAACGGCTTCAAGCCGCTGCGTGAGCTCCCGGCCACGCCGGGCCTGGATCTCGACGGGATGATCGCCGCGATCGAGGCCGGCCAGATCAAGGCGATGTACATCGCGGCATCGAGCCACGAGTACAGCCCAGGGATCGACGAGCGGTTGCTGGCGGTTCTGCCGAAGCTGGAGTTCCTGGTCGTCGAGGACAGCTTCCCGAGCGATCTGGCGAAGCTCGCGCACGTGGTGTTGCCGGGTGCAATGTTCCTGGAGAAGGACGGCTCCTACACCAACGCGGATCGCACCATCCAGCGGCTACGCTACACCGTCGCCCCACCCGGCGACGCCCAGCCGAGCTGGTGGTTCCTGCAGGAGATCGCCGAACGGCTCGGCTACAACCTGACCTACCGGCACCCGTCCTTCGTGCTCGAGGAGATCGCCCAGCTCACACCGATCTACCGCGGCGTGTCGCTGCCCCGGCTGGAGCGTGGCCCGCTCCAGTGGCCGGTGCAGCCCTTCGGTGCGGAGCAGTCGGTTTTCTTGGAACTTGGGGACGGGTTGGCGCCCGAGGCGGTCCGCTTCGTCGCGGACTAA
- the gatB gene encoding Asp-tRNA(Asn)/Glu-tRNA(Gln) amidotransferase subunit GatB: protein MEFETIIGLEVHAQLLTRSKMFCGCSAAYQTAEPNTHVCPVCLGLPGALPVINREAVAYTIMAGLSLGCSIPSYSKFDRKNYMYPDLMKGYQISQYDLPLCVNGVFEFPTANGTGRVGIRRVHLEEDTARLVHRASNGRSYSLVDANRSGVPLIEIVTEPDLRSPEEARSFLVALRQVLRYLGVSTGNMEEGAFRCDANISQRSTDGTVVGPKVEIKNMNSFRAVERALHYEIERQRAALRNGETLVQETRGWLDDQGITVSQRTKEFAEDYRYFPEPDLPPLYLTEEDVAGIRARMPELPAARRARFAAQYGLSESDAALLTEERAVADYFESVVDGNQALARDAANWITGEIFALMRDQDLAIDEINVSPQQLRRLITLVTDGTITMRSAKEVLAAVHETGRDPDAIVEERGLAQVSDAAQLAEVVKTVLAENPAAVADYRKGKKAAIGFLLGQVMRHMRGTANPAVARQLLEQALEDEG from the coding sequence GTGGAATTTGAGACCATCATCGGGTTAGAGGTTCACGCGCAGCTTCTGACCCGGTCCAAGATGTTCTGTGGGTGCTCGGCGGCGTACCAGACGGCCGAGCCGAATACACATGTTTGTCCGGTGTGTCTCGGGCTCCCGGGCGCACTCCCGGTCATCAACCGCGAAGCGGTGGCCTACACCATCATGGCCGGCCTGTCGCTCGGCTGCTCGATTCCTTCCTACAGCAAGTTCGACCGGAAAAACTACATGTACCCCGATCTGATGAAGGGGTACCAGATCTCGCAGTACGACCTGCCGTTGTGCGTCAACGGCGTCTTTGAGTTCCCGACGGCCAACGGCACAGGGCGGGTCGGGATTCGCCGTGTACACCTCGAAGAGGACACGGCACGACTGGTGCACCGGGCGAGCAACGGGCGGAGCTACAGCCTGGTCGACGCCAACCGCTCCGGGGTGCCGCTGATCGAGATCGTCACCGAGCCGGACCTCCGCTCGCCGGAGGAGGCCCGCAGCTTCCTGGTCGCGCTGCGCCAGGTTCTCCGCTACCTTGGGGTGTCGACCGGGAACATGGAGGAGGGCGCCTTCCGCTGCGATGCCAACATCTCGCAGCGCAGCACCGATGGCACCGTCGTCGGCCCCAAGGTCGAGATCAAGAACATGAACAGCTTCCGGGCGGTCGAGCGGGCGCTGCACTACGAGATCGAGCGGCAGCGTGCGGCCCTCCGGAACGGCGAGACGCTGGTCCAGGAGACGCGGGGCTGGCTCGATGACCAGGGCATCACGGTGTCCCAGCGGACCAAGGAGTTCGCCGAGGACTACCGCTACTTTCCCGAGCCCGACCTGCCACCGCTCTACCTGACCGAGGAAGATGTCGCCGGGATCCGCGCGCGGATGCCGGAATTGCCGGCGGCGCGGCGGGCGCGCTTCGCCGCGCAGTACGGGCTCTCCGAGAGCGACGCGGCGCTACTGACCGAGGAGCGCGCCGTCGCTGACTATTTTGAGTCCGTCGTCGACGGGAACCAGGCTCTGGCGCGGGACGCGGCCAACTGGATCACCGGCGAGATCTTCGCGTTGATGCGCGACCAGGACCTGGCTATCGACGAGATCAACGTCTCGCCGCAGCAGTTGCGCCGGCTGATTACGCTGGTCACAGACGGCACCATCACCATGCGGTCGGCCAAAGAGGTGCTCGCGGCCGTCCACGAGACCGGACGGGACCCGGACGCGATCGTGGAGGAGCGCGGGCTGGCCCAGGTGAGCGATGCCGCTCAGTTGGCCGAGGTGGTGAAGACCGTGCTGGCCGAGAACCCGGCCGCGGTGGCGGATTACCGCAAGGGGAAGAAAGCGGCTATTGGGTTCCTGCTCGGCCAGGTCATGCGCCACATGCGCGGCACCGCCAATCCGGCGGTAGCCAGGCAGCTTCTTGAGCAGGCTCTCGAGGATGAGGGGTGA
- a CDS encoding potassium channel family protein, with product MYIIVVGGGKVGYYLTKTLVHEGYEVFLIEKNPIKCQIYAERFGAVVMQGDGAEAAILEAAGAGRADVVIAVTGDDEDNLVICQMAKERFGVARVIARVNNPKNEELFRKLGIDVTVSQTNVILSIIEQQIPERPFVHLLALRHADLAIVEAKVSDDSPVVNQPIERIQFPPEVNVTAVLRAGDLIIPTGQTVIRAGDEIIAVTKREREEELRHLLVD from the coding sequence ATGTACATCATCGTCGTCGGGGGCGGGAAGGTCGGCTACTACCTCACAAAGACCCTGGTCCACGAGGGGTACGAGGTCTTCCTGATCGAGAAGAACCCGATCAAGTGCCAGATCTACGCCGAGCGCTTCGGTGCCGTCGTCATGCAGGGGGACGGCGCCGAGGCCGCGATCCTGGAAGCCGCTGGGGCGGGTCGCGCCGATGTCGTCATCGCCGTCACCGGTGACGACGAGGACAACCTCGTCATCTGCCAGATGGCCAAGGAGCGCTTCGGCGTCGCGCGGGTCATCGCCCGGGTCAACAACCCCAAGAACGAGGAGCTGTTCCGCAAGCTGGGCATCGACGTGACCGTGAGCCAGACCAACGTCATCCTCAGCATCATCGAGCAGCAGATCCCGGAGCGCCCGTTTGTCCATCTCCTCGCGCTGCGCCACGCCGACCTCGCCATCGTCGAAGCCAAAGTGTCCGACGACTCACCGGTGGTCAATCAGCCGATCGAGCGCATCCAGTTCCCGCCGGAGGTCAACGTCACGGCAGTCCTCCGCGCTGGGGACCTGATCATCCCCACCGGACAGACCGTGATCCGCGCCGGCGACGAGATCATCGCCGTCACGAAACGCGAGCGCGAAGAGGAACTCCGGCACCTCTTGGTGGACTGA
- a CDS encoding winged helix-turn-helix transcriptional regulator → MTRYRQFCPIAKGAEIFAERWTPLILREMLCGSHRFAEIQRGIPRISQSLLATRLRSLEREGIIERRPARDGHGFEYHLTPAGRELGTVVELLGGWGYRWALGRLRAEDLDPPSVLWFLHRYIRVERLPAETVVVRVDLRDDPLHAWWLILRRTGVELCFRDEGFSVDLWVTADAPTLAAIILGELEPRAAMRSGRLQVDGPRPLVRQFPDWLGVTQFTRYGRPGEIDHLLDPGIAWAALASPDAGPAVPEQP, encoded by the coding sequence ATGACGCGCTACCGCCAGTTCTGCCCGATCGCCAAGGGGGCTGAGATCTTCGCCGAGCGCTGGACGCCGCTCATCCTGCGCGAGATGCTCTGCGGCAGCCACCGGTTCGCCGAGATCCAGCGGGGCATCCCGCGCATCTCACAGAGCCTGCTGGCGACGCGGCTGCGGTCGCTGGAGCGGGAGGGGATCATCGAGCGCCGGCCGGCGCGGGATGGGCACGGCTTCGAGTACCACCTGACCCCGGCCGGGCGTGAACTCGGGACGGTTGTCGAACTCCTCGGAGGCTGGGGCTATCGCTGGGCGCTGGGGCGGCTGCGTGCCGAGGATCTGGATCCCCCGTCGGTGCTGTGGTTCCTGCACCGGTATATCCGGGTCGAGCGGCTCCCCGCGGAGACGGTTGTGGTCCGGGTGGACCTGCGTGATGACCCTCTGCACGCCTGGTGGCTGATCCTGCGGCGGACGGGGGTCGAGTTGTGCTTCCGCGATGAAGGGTTCTCGGTCGACTTGTGGGTGACCGCGGACGCACCGACGCTAGCCGCCATCATCCTCGGGGAGCTTGAACCGCGGGCGGCGATGCGCTCGGGCCGCCTCCAGGTGGACGGGCCGCGCCCGCTGGTGCGGCAGTTCCCGGACTGGCTCGGCGTCACGCAGTTCACCCGCTATGGTCGTCCGGGCGAGATCGATCACCTCCTCGACCCCGGCATAGCCTGGGCGGCGCTGGCATCGCCCGATGCGGGCCCGGCGGTGCCGGAGCAGCCGTAG
- a CDS encoding FAD-binding oxidoreductase, whose amino-acid sequence MATKRATTAAAMPVPTTPAASAPWNTLQDQLRGEVLLPSTPGFDAARALWNAMIDKRPAAIARCTGVADVLAALRFARERDIPLAVRAGGHNVAGTALRDDGLVLDLSRMKGIRVDPAARTVRLQPGILNGDLDHETQAFGLAVTSGIASTTGVSGLTLGGGIGWLMRAFGLTCDNLRTADVVTADGAFITASEEEHPDLFWALRGGGGNFGVVTSFTFALQPLGPTVLAGAIVFPASAAGEVLRFYRDYIEEAPDALGTIVLLRHAPESPWIPSEHWRKPVVAILACYAGNIAEGTEVLKPLKAFGSPIADIIQPKPYTLHQRMFDASAPPGLRYYWKSHYLSGLSDDAIDTLLARAWRTSSLRSYTVVARVGGAVSRVAESATAFAHRDAQHVLNINGVWTDPAEDAEHIEWTRDMFTVMEPFSTGGVYVNFLGNEGEERVRAAYGTNYDRLVEVKRRYDPDNVFNMNQNIVPG is encoded by the coding sequence ATGGCGACGAAACGTGCGACAACTGCGGCTGCGATGCCGGTACCGACCACACCGGCTGCGAGCGCTCCCTGGAATACCCTGCAGGACCAGCTCAGGGGCGAGGTGCTGCTGCCCTCTACTCCCGGCTTCGATGCGGCGCGCGCCCTCTGGAACGCCATGATCGACAAGAGACCGGCCGCTATCGCGCGCTGCACCGGCGTGGCCGACGTGCTCGCCGCGCTGCGCTTCGCCCGCGAGCGGGATATCCCGCTGGCCGTGCGTGCCGGCGGGCACAACGTCGCAGGTACGGCCCTGCGGGACGACGGCCTGGTGCTGGATCTCTCTCGCATGAAGGGAATCCGTGTCGATCCCGCGGCGCGAACGGTTCGCCTGCAACCCGGCATCCTCAACGGGGATCTCGACCACGAGACTCAGGCATTCGGCCTCGCCGTCACCAGCGGGATCGCGTCGACTACCGGCGTTTCGGGCCTCACCCTCGGCGGCGGCATCGGCTGGCTCATGCGCGCCTTTGGGCTCACATGCGACAACCTCCGCACTGCCGATGTCGTCACCGCCGACGGTGCCTTCATCACGGCCAGCGAGGAGGAACATCCTGATCTCTTCTGGGCGCTCCGGGGTGGCGGCGGGAACTTCGGGGTCGTGACCTCGTTCACGTTCGCTCTCCAACCGCTCGGCCCGACCGTCCTCGCGGGAGCGATCGTCTTCCCCGCCAGCGCGGCGGGCGAGGTGCTGCGTTTCTACCGCGACTACATCGAGGAAGCACCAGATGCCCTCGGGACGATCGTGCTGCTCCGACACGCGCCGGAGTCCCCGTGGATTCCGTCCGAGCACTGGCGCAAGCCGGTGGTCGCCATCCTCGCATGCTACGCAGGTAACATCGCCGAGGGAACAGAGGTACTCAAGCCGCTCAAGGCGTTCGGGTCGCCGATCGCCGATATCATCCAGCCAAAGCCCTACACGCTCCACCAGCGGATGTTCGACGCCTCGGCACCGCCGGGTTTGCGCTACTACTGGAAGTCGCACTACCTCAGCGGGTTGAGCGACGACGCGATCGACACCCTGCTCGCACGCGCGTGGCGCACCTCATCGCTCCGCTCCTACACCGTCGTTGCCCGGGTGGGTGGGGCGGTCAGCCGGGTGGCCGAGTCGGCGACGGCCTTTGCCCACCGCGACGCCCAGCACGTGCTGAACATCAACGGTGTCTGGACCGACCCAGCGGAAGACGCGGAGCACATCGAGTGGACGCGGGACATGTTCACGGTGATGGAGCCCTTCTCCACCGGCGGGGTCTACGTGAACTTCCTGGGGAACGAGGGTGAGGAACGCGTGCGCGCCGCCTACGGCACGAACTACGACCGGTTGGTTGAGGTCAAGCGGCGCTATGACCCCGACAACGTGTTCAACATGAACCAGAACATCGTGCCGGGCTAG
- a CDS encoding M23 family metallopeptidase, giving the protein MLAVLLMGMVGTTGLLVYATSRDTAYTPDVAARVSEPSPVTPVPDAGAAAAAAEAAALKAQLSALIADLEQAERDSSMLFHLSREQSAELSETQAALQAAEQARVQEVQDLESRIAALEEQIDTVENLAARMRQLVGLPAGDDASGGPAVPANLPSDPGDAARARIEYAQQRVQALHAVLDEIDTRARARLAAVEQSGVLSAGIAPSVVAFSPDVPRGQPVSGPITSGFGVRGNPFGSADGEAASEMHTGIDFAVPQGTPVLATGAGVVRIAGWSGAYGSLVVIDHGNGISTYYGHNSSVLVSPGERVERGQVVALSGNTGRSTGAHVHYEIRVNGTPVDPSPFLALSP; this is encoded by the coding sequence TTGCTGGCCGTCCTCCTGATGGGCATGGTCGGCACGACGGGCCTCCTGGTCTATGCCACGAGCCGGGATACGGCCTACACGCCCGACGTGGCCGCCCGGGTGAGCGAGCCGTCGCCGGTGACGCCGGTGCCCGACGCTGGCGCTGCGGCCGCGGCGGCCGAAGCCGCGGCGCTGAAGGCTCAGCTCTCCGCGTTGATCGCCGACCTGGAGCAGGCCGAGCGAGACAGCAGCATGCTGTTCCACCTGTCGCGAGAGCAGTCGGCGGAGCTGTCGGAGACTCAGGCTGCCCTGCAGGCGGCCGAGCAGGCGCGCGTCCAGGAGGTGCAGGACCTGGAGAGCCGGATCGCGGCGCTGGAGGAGCAGATCGACACTGTCGAGAATCTCGCCGCGCGGATGCGTCAACTCGTGGGCCTTCCCGCTGGAGATGACGCATCGGGGGGGCCCGCGGTGCCGGCCAATCTGCCGAGTGATCCGGGTGACGCGGCCCGCGCCCGCATCGAGTACGCCCAGCAGCGGGTTCAGGCGTTGCACGCCGTCCTCGACGAGATCGACACGCGGGCGCGAGCGCGGCTCGCGGCGGTGGAGCAGAGCGGCGTCTTGAGCGCGGGGATCGCCCCGTCCGTGGTTGCCTTCTCTCCCGATGTGCCGCGCGGCCAGCCGGTGTCCGGCCCGATCACCTCGGGCTTCGGCGTCCGTGGGAATCCCTTTGGGAGTGCCGACGGCGAGGCTGCGTCCGAGATGCACACGGGCATCGACTTCGCAGTGCCGCAGGGGACGCCAGTTCTCGCAACCGGCGCCGGAGTCGTGCGGATCGCCGGCTGGTCCGGTGCCTATGGCAGTCTGGTGGTCATCGACCACGGCAACGGCATCAGCACCTACTACGGGCACAACTCCTCTGTTCTGGTCAGCCCAGGAGAGCGCGTCGAGCGGGGACAGGTTGTCGCGCTATCCGGCAACACCGGCCGGTCCACCGGCGCTCACGTCCACTACGAAATCCGCGTCAACGGCACGCCAGTCGACCCGAGCCCGTTCCTCGCACTCAGCCCCTGA
- a CDS encoding Glu/Leu/Phe/Val family dehydrogenase: protein MLVDSPAHDQPAPSLYDIAVEQFNTAADVIGLDDDMRRILSVCKRELAVNFPVEMDDGTVQVFTGYRVQHSIAPGPSKGGIRYHPDVTLDEVKALAMWMTWKCAVVGLPYGGAKGGVRVNPKVLSQNELQNLTRRYTTEISMLLGPHSDIPAPDVNTNPQVMAWILDTYSMHHGGVAVPAVVTGKPLLLGGSAGRLEATGRGCVFAIEQACRTYDIDLPSQRVVVQGFGNVGSTVAQILHSIGCRVIGVSDSHGGIYNPNGLDIPSVLAYKRQMQTIVDFPEAENVTNEELLELDCDILVPAALEEQITEENAPRIKARLIAEAANGPTTPDADRILYDRGIIVLPDIYANAGGVTVSYFEWVQALQSFSWTEDEVNSRLQRIMIESFMAIHEAAEQYHVPLRTAALVRAIQRVAEFTRVRGIYP, encoded by the coding sequence GTGCTAGTCGACAGTCCCGCACACGACCAGCCCGCTCCCAGCCTGTATGACATCGCGGTTGAGCAGTTCAACACGGCCGCGGATGTCATCGGGCTGGATGACGACATGCGGCGCATCCTCAGCGTTTGTAAGCGGGAGCTTGCGGTTAACTTCCCGGTGGAAATGGACGACGGCACCGTCCAGGTCTTCACCGGCTATCGCGTTCAGCACAGCATCGCACCGGGACCGTCCAAAGGCGGAATCCGGTATCATCCGGACGTCACGCTCGACGAGGTCAAGGCCCTCGCAATGTGGATGACCTGGAAGTGCGCCGTGGTCGGGCTCCCTTACGGGGGTGCCAAGGGCGGCGTCCGGGTCAACCCGAAGGTGCTGTCGCAGAACGAGCTCCAGAATCTGACCCGGCGCTATACGACCGAGATCTCGATGCTGCTCGGGCCGCACAGCGATATCCCGGCTCCGGACGTCAATACCAATCCCCAGGTCATGGCCTGGATCCTTGATACCTACAGCATGCACCATGGCGGCGTCGCGGTCCCGGCGGTGGTGACCGGTAAGCCGCTATTGCTCGGCGGTTCGGCTGGACGGTTGGAGGCGACCGGCCGCGGCTGCGTGTTCGCCATCGAGCAGGCCTGTCGAACCTACGATATCGACCTGCCCTCACAGCGGGTGGTCGTCCAGGGGTTCGGCAACGTCGGCTCCACGGTTGCCCAGATCCTGCACAGCATCGGGTGTCGGGTCATCGGCGTGAGCGACTCGCACGGCGGGATCTACAACCCCAATGGCCTAGATATCCCCTCGGTGCTGGCCTACAAGCGCCAGATGCAGACCATCGTCGACTTCCCCGAGGCCGAGAACGTCACGAACGAGGAGCTGCTGGAACTGGATTGCGACATCCTCGTTCCGGCCGCACTCGAGGAGCAGATCACCGAGGAGAACGCGCCGCGCATCAAGGCTCGCCTGATCGCCGAGGCGGCGAACGGTCCGACGACCCCCGACGCCGACCGGATTCTCTACGACCGCGGCATCATCGTGCTCCCCGACATTTATGCGAATGCGGGCGGGGTGACCGTGTCCTACTTCGAGTGGGTCCAGGCTCTGCAGTCGTTTAGCTGGACCGAGGACGAGGTGAACAGCCGCCTGCAGCGCATCATGATCGAGTCGTTCATGGCGATCCACGAGGCGGCCGAGCAGTACCACGTACCGCTGCGCACTGCCGCCCTGGTCCGGGCGATCCAGCGCGTGGCCGAGTTCACCCGCGTCCGCGGGATCTATCCCTAG
- a CDS encoding universal stress protein, giving the protein MVVPVDGGPADFPSIDLASALSNRTGRIHLILVYVVEVPQRFPLDADLPELIAIGEEVLQRAEDHARERGGHPWASVTTTLLQARLAAAAIVDEAIERGADTIILGTTNQRRYGELTQGDVAPYVLDNAPCDVILLRIAGEIGEAR; this is encoded by the coding sequence GTGGTCGTCCCTGTTGATGGGGGACCCGCTGACTTTCCCAGCATCGATCTGGCCTCGGCTCTCTCAAACCGAACCGGCCGCATCCATTTGATCCTGGTGTACGTCGTGGAAGTGCCTCAACGTTTCCCGCTCGACGCCGACCTCCCGGAACTGATCGCGATCGGCGAGGAGGTTCTGCAGCGGGCGGAGGACCACGCGCGGGAACGCGGGGGCCACCCGTGGGCAAGCGTGACCACGACCTTGCTCCAGGCCCGGCTGGCAGCGGCGGCGATCGTGGACGAGGCCATCGAGCGGGGCGCCGACACGATCATTCTCGGAACGACCAACCAGCGCCGCTACGGCGAATTGACACAGGGGGACGTGGCACCCTACGTTCTCGACAATGCCCCGTGCGATGTCATCCTGCTGCGCATAGCCGGGGAGATTGGGGAGGCACGATGA
- a CDS encoding metallophosphoesterase family protein, which produces MRILIISDVHANLVALEAVLSDAGRVDDIWSLGDIVGYGPRPRECVELVRVLAPNISVIGNHDWACIGRLSLDEFNPVARFASYWTTMQLQAEHLQYLESLPNRMIDGDWTVVHGSPRHPIWEYIYNARIAALNFPAFDTPLCFVGHTHVPLYIREDEALSNVAPHHPNDGEVLDVSSGRYIINPGAVGQPRDGDPRASYAIFEPDAQRVTFHRVEYRIADTQAQMREAGLPESLVTRLAAGV; this is translated from the coding sequence ATGCGCATTCTGATCATCTCAGACGTCCACGCTAACCTCGTCGCGCTCGAGGCGGTACTCAGCGACGCCGGGCGGGTGGACGACATCTGGTCCCTGGGCGACATCGTCGGCTATGGTCCGCGGCCGCGCGAGTGCGTGGAGCTGGTACGGGTGCTCGCGCCCAACATCAGCGTCATCGGCAACCACGACTGGGCGTGCATCGGGCGCCTGTCCCTGGACGAGTTCAATCCCGTCGCGCGCTTCGCCAGCTACTGGACCACCATGCAACTCCAGGCCGAACACCTCCAGTACCTGGAGTCGCTCCCCAACCGCATGATCGACGGCGACTGGACGGTCGTGCACGGCAGCCCGCGGCATCCCATCTGGGAGTACATCTACAACGCCCGCATCGCCGCATTGAACTTCCCCGCATTCGATACGCCGCTCTGCTTCGTCGGGCACACGCATGTGCCGCTCTATATCCGGGAAGACGAGGCCCTGTCCAACGTCGCCCCGCACCACCCCAACGACGGCGAGGTCCTCGATGTCTCCAGCGGCCGCTACATCATCAACCCCGGCGCCGTCGGGCAGCCGCGCGACGGCGACCCCCGCGCGTCGTACGCCATCTTCGAACCCGACGCCCAGCGCGTGACCTTCCACCGCGTCGAATACCGGATCGCCGACACGCAGGCGCAGATGCGCGAGGCCGGCTTGCCTGAGTCGCTTGTCACACGCCTCGCAGCGGGGGTATAA